ACGGCGACCCGTGCAGTCGGTAGCCCTCGGCCAGCGCCTCGCTCACCCGGCGGCAGAAGTCAACGTCGTCGGGCCCGGTGAGCAGCCGGTACCGGAGCCGCTTGTCATGATCACTCATCAGACGACGGTAGCACCCACCCGGTGTGTTCGCCGCCCGGTGTGTTCGCCGCTCGCCGCTCGGGAGTGTCGACAGCGGACCCTTACGCTACCGCGGGCATCGATCCTGTCAATCACCTCGGCGGGGTGGACGCGGGGAGGGTGTGGCAGGGCTGGGAGGCGGGCGCCGCGCGGGGTGGCCGGTGGATGAGCAGGACGGCCAGCGCGGCGCCCGCCAGCAGCAGCCCCGCGCACCACACCATCGCGGACCGGTAGGCGCTGGTCAGCTCGGCCGGCTGCTCGTAGTCGGTGCCGGAGAGCCCGACCAGCAGCGGCAGTGCGGCCACCGCGAGCAGGCTACCGGCGCGCGAGGCCGCGTTGTTGAAGCCGCTCGCCACCCCGGCGAAACGGTCCCCCACCGCGGCCAGCACCGAGGCGGTCAGCGGCGCGACCACCAGGGTCAGCCCGACCCCGAAGAGGGTCACCCCGGGCACCACGTCCCACCAGTACGACGCGTCCGGCCCCGCGCCCCGCAGCAGCAACAGTCCGGCGGCGGCGATCGTCGGACCGACGGTCAGCGGCAGCCGCGGCCCGATCCGCGCCGACAGGGCGCCGGCCCTCGGTGACCCGATCAACAGCAGGATGGTCATCGGTAGAAGTGCGATCCCGGTGCGGAACGCCGACCAACCGACCACGTTCTGGAGGTAGACGGCGAGGAAGAACGTGAAGCCGCTGAGCGCCGCGTAGACCACCACCGTGAAGACGTTCAACACCGAGAAGAGCCGGCTGGTGAACAGCCCGGTCGGAAGCATCGCGGTGT
The sequence above is a segment of the Micromonospora sp. WMMA1363 genome. Coding sequences within it:
- a CDS encoding DUF1737 domain-containing protein gives rise to the protein MSDHDKRLRYRLLTGPDDVDFCRRVSEALAEGYRLHGSPSVATDGHRVVVAQAVVWDGAAEPRVAPA